In a genomic window of Oscillatoria salina IIICB1:
- a CDS encoding aminotransferase class IV, whose protein sequence is MTVCINGKFLNSNEATISIFDHGFLYGDGVFDTIAAVNEKIWWLDEHLDRLIEGCSSISLKHPWSKSELIELTKETFHRTEGRNGRIRITITRGVGEVPSYSIETCKPNLVIFVTPLDFPEESKYSKGLSLKSVNYSRVFPKVKNLNFLPSIIGYTDAKKAGFDDSVFVNFDGYVTEGTTWNIFLFADRKLIAPGDSILVGVTRNKVIELSESLGIDIEVRPVSLQELYSAQEVFATGTTKRILGVTKIDDFVIGKGSVGELTRKLLEEFRRVYY, encoded by the coding sequence ATGACTGTCTGCATCAACGGAAAATTTCTGAATTCTAATGAAGCGACAATTTCTATATTCGATCATGGATTTCTTTACGGCGATGGAGTATTTGATACTATTGCCGCCGTTAATGAAAAAATTTGGTGGCTTGATGAACATCTAGATCGTCTTATTGAAGGCTGTAGTTCCATCTCCCTAAAACATCCTTGGTCAAAAAGCGAGCTGATCGAGCTGACTAAAGAGACATTTCACCGAACCGAGGGACGAAATGGGCGAATCCGCATTACCATTACACGTGGTGTCGGTGAGGTGCCTAGTTACAGTATAGAAACTTGTAAACCCAATCTAGTTATCTTTGTAACACCACTTGATTTTCCCGAAGAAAGTAAATACTCAAAAGGGCTTTCTTTGAAGTCTGTTAATTATTCTCGGGTATTTCCCAAGGTTAAGAATCTTAACTTTCTACCATCGATAATCGGATATACAGATGCCAAAAAAGCTGGCTTCGATGATTCGGTTTTCGTGAATTTCGATGGATACGTCACGGAAGGAACAACTTGGAACATTTTTCTTTTTGCCGATCGCAAACTGATCGCACCAGGGGATTCTATCCTAGTTGGGGTAACGCGTAACAAAGTAATTGAACTTTCCGAATCGCTGGGAATTGACATTGAAGTAAGACCTGTTTCACTTCAAGAACTTTATTCAGCCCAAGAGGTTTTTGCCACTGGTACAACCAAGCGCATTCTGGGAGTTACTAAAATAGACGATTTCGTTATTGGTAAAGGCTCTGTTGGCGAATTAACACGTAAACTCCTTGAAGAATTTCGACGAGTTTATTATTAA
- a CDS encoding anthranilate synthase component I: MTQSGNRFSQQRKKFYQQIEEKSAIANEIFPPTSSTHKSILPWYWRKLPLGKLSGAQVFQTLFLQPPDRTNHNHNNKIQQIATLLESPANSTDTKLARYSLCAGSPRIIKGKPQLWTPPLGEILPFLSHLLGDKGDKLITTNPQSAIANLPFTGGWLGWLGYDLAWEIEQLPQQNTDSLPFPIAYWYEPESFAILEHEQQILWLAATDFTQLNLMQNKLENLEPKTPNYPPNQPETSISPIFQMSQQKYENAVKKAQKYIQAGDIFQANLSLRFETETSVDSWSIYQALQQINPSPFASYWQTPWGAVISCSPERLIKLLGNQVETRPIAGTRSRGITLAEDEKLAQELISNSKERAEHIMLVDLERNDLGRVCEWGTVKVDELLTIERYSHVMHLVSNVIGKLDPNCDAIDLIRAVFPGGTITGCPKVRCLEIIEELEPVKRNLFYGSCGYLDWRGNLDLNIFIRTLLYAKINNSNQAKIWGQIGAGIVADSDPQKEWLESLQKAQAQLKALNIAII, encoded by the coding sequence ATGACTCAAAGCGGAAATCGATTTTCCCAGCAGAGAAAAAAATTTTACCAGCAAATAGAGGAGAAAAGCGCGATCGCCAACGAGATATTTCCTCCCACCTCATCAACTCACAAATCTATCCTACCTTGGTATTGGCGCAAACTCCCACTGGGCAAGCTTTCTGGGGCGCAAGTCTTCCAAACTCTTTTTCTGCAACCCCCAGATCGAACCAACCACAATCACAACAATAAAATTCAGCAAATTGCTACTCTTCTCGAAAGTCCCGCTAATTCCACCGATACCAAACTAGCCCGATATTCCCTTTGCGCGGGTTCTCCCCGCATTATTAAAGGTAAACCTCAGCTATGGACACCACCCCTAGGAGAGATTTTACCCTTTCTAAGTCACTTATTAGGAGACAAGGGGGACAAACTGATAACTACTAATCCCCAATCCGCGATCGCCAATCTACCTTTTACAGGTGGCTGGTTAGGATGGTTGGGATACGATTTAGCATGGGAAATCGAACAATTACCCCAACAAAACACCGATTCACTTCCCTTTCCTATAGCTTATTGGTACGAACCAGAATCTTTTGCCATTCTCGAACATGAACAGCAAATTCTTTGGCTAGCTGCAACCGATTTTACTCAACTCAATTTGATGCAAAATAAACTGGAAAATCTCGAGCCAAAAACACCAAATTATCCGCCAAACCAACCAGAAACTTCTATCTCGCCCATTTTCCAAATGTCTCAACAAAAATACGAAAATGCGGTAAAAAAAGCCCAAAAATATATTCAAGCTGGCGATATTTTTCAAGCCAACTTATCTTTGCGCTTTGAAACCGAAACTTCCGTCGATAGTTGGTCAATTTATCAAGCATTACAACAGATTAATCCTTCGCCCTTTGCGAGTTATTGGCAAACTCCTTGGGGTGCAGTAATTAGTTGTTCCCCGGAAAGGTTAATTAAGTTATTAGGAAACCAAGTTGAAACTCGTCCCATTGCAGGAACGAGATCGCGAGGTATTACTCTAGCTGAAGACGAAAAATTAGCCCAAGAATTGATTTCTAACAGCAAAGAAAGAGCCGAACATATCATGTTAGTTGACCTCGAACGCAACGATCTTGGCAGAGTTTGTGAGTGGGGAACTGTTAAAGTTGATGAACTTTTAACGATAGAAAGATACAGTCATGTAATGCACTTAGTTAGCAATGTAATCGGGAAATTAGACCCTAATTGTGATGCCATCGATTTAATTCGTGCCGTGTTTCCTGGAGGGACAATTACTGGCTGTCCGAAAGTACGCTGTTTAGAAATTATTGAAGAACTAGAACCAGTAAAACGTAACTTATTTTATGGTTCCTGCGGTTATTTAGATTGGCGGGGAAATCTCGACTTAAATATATTTATTCGTACTTTACTTTATGCAAAAATTAATAATAGTAATCAAGCAAAAATTTGGGGGCAAATTGGTGCGGGAATTGTTGCCGATAGCGACCCCCAAAAAGAATGGTTAGAATCTTTACAAAAAGCCCAAGCACAACTGAAAGCTTTAAATATAGCAATTATTTAA
- a CDS encoding WD40 domain-containing protein translates to MTAEEALATLETIVGKESLNEIQRLVFLQVWEQKTYSEIAQSAGYDDGYVKYVGFRLWKLLSATLGEKVTKSNVHSRLTQFALRENSSTSNQHHRTQTLSRLKSPIQNQIDWGEAIDVSLFYGRIEELVTLKQWIVQDQCRLVALLGMGGIGKTALSIKLAQQIQQQFDYVIWRSLHNAPSLESLLATLIQFLSHQQDIDLPEAIGDRISRLLDYLQKHRCLIILDNAETVLATHMGGNTLTGHQGYSELFRRIGDSPHQSCLVLTTREKPKEVAILEGEALPVRTWQLSGLTAKEGLAIFSSKGNFSGTENEWQQLVHSYGGNPLALKIVTTTIRDLFNGDIAQFLAQGTIVFGDIQDLLDQQFHRLSDLEKEIMYWLAVDREPITIAQLQSNLLFPCFLDRVLAVLETLERRSLIEKSQTLFTLQPVLIEYLTKRLVQHIGWEIQNEAIADFKTYALIQAKAKDYIKETQIKLILKPIAEHLLQTFGTRDKLKDRLLKILSSLQGKLAIETGYAGGNTINLLRYLKCDLSNQDFSYLTIWQADLEGVILRNCNFSSSDLSKSTFTENFSHIYSLAISHDGKLIASSDTHGEICLWRASDGQPLLAWAAHTGTIRSIEFSCDGKTLISGGDDCLIKQWDVATGQCCQTLQAHQNVIWSLAVSPDGQTLASSSADCTIKLWNLNTGQVLRTLSERPSWPISLRFSPNGQILAGSVAVVGNINFWEVATGEVVRTLPAYPNTVWSSISFSPDGRMLISGGMDCSLAWWDLESGQCLRKFKAHQDWIWWVACSPNQPIIASCSADRTVKIWDINTGQLLRTLWGHEYGVRVVLFSGNCQTLISSDEGQTLKVWDLHTGQCLKTRRGYSSGVWAIAFSPDGRTLVSSGEDQTLKLWDVPTGCCLRRLRGHQVWVRAVAFSPDAQTVASAGVDGFVKLWRVSTGECVRTFQGHTSFVWSVAYSPTEPNLASCSVDQSVRIWNLKTGQCQFVLEQTSPAIAVTYSPDGQCLASYGIDQGIRLWDVHTGKCLKILQSHSDWVWSLMFDGIWSLAFSPEGQTIASSAENCSIRIWDVATGQCLKQLQGHTSPVVSVAYSRDSKKLVSAAMEPTLRIWDARTGQCLRLLVGHTKWVYCVAFTVLPGKSTPVLASSSEDRTIRFWDIDTGECLKVLRSERPYEGMKITNALGLTKAQRARLKALGAIDDQDATGYNPTQRIAEPFKS, encoded by the coding sequence ATGACTGCTGAAGAAGCTCTGGCAACCCTAGAAACAATTGTGGGAAAAGAGTCTTTAAATGAAATTCAAAGACTTGTTTTCCTGCAAGTTTGGGAGCAAAAAACTTATTCCGAAATTGCTCAAAGTGCAGGCTACGATGATGGGTATGTTAAATATGTCGGCTTCCGGCTTTGGAAACTCCTCTCTGCCACCCTAGGCGAGAAAGTGACAAAAAGTAACGTACACTCGAGGCTTACGCAGTTCGCCCTGAGAGAAAACTCTTCAACCTCAAATCAACACCACAGAACACAAACTCTTTCTCGCTTAAAATCCCCAATTCAAAATCAAATAGATTGGGGAGAAGCAATTGACGTTTCCCTTTTCTATGGACGTATTGAAGAGTTAGTGACACTCAAGCAGTGGATCGTTCAAGATCAATGCCGATTAGTTGCCTTGCTAGGTATGGGTGGCATAGGCAAAACAGCTTTGTCAATTAAATTAGCCCAACAAATACAGCAACAATTTGACTATGTGATTTGGCGATCGCTTCACAACGCGCCTTCCCTAGAATCCCTCTTAGCAACTTTAATCCAATTCCTCTCCCACCAGCAGGACATCGATTTACCTGAAGCGATCGGCGATCGTATTTCTAGACTATTAGACTACCTCCAAAAGCATCGCTGTCTGATTATCCTCGATAATGCAGAGACTGTCTTAGCTACTCACATGGGAGGCAACACTCTTACTGGTCATCAAGGCTATAGTGAACTCTTTCGACGAATAGGAGACTCACCTCATCAAAGTTGCTTGGTACTCACCACTCGAGAAAAGCCCAAAGAAGTAGCAATTCTTGAAGGAGAAGCATTACCTGTACGCACTTGGCAACTATCAGGTTTAACCGCCAAAGAGGGGCTAGCAATCTTTAGTAGTAAAGGCAACTTCTCTGGGACAGAAAATGAATGGCAGCAGTTAGTTCACTCCTATGGAGGTAACCCTCTAGCCTTGAAAATTGTCACTACGACGATTCGTGATTTATTTAACGGTGATATCGCTCAATTTCTTGCTCAAGGTACTATCGTTTTTGGAGATATTCAAGATCTCCTTGACCAGCAATTCCATCGCTTATCAGACCTAGAGAAAGAAATAATGTATTGGCTAGCGGTCGATCGCGAACCAATCACCATTGCCCAACTCCAGTCTAATTTGCTATTCCCTTGCTTTCTCGATCGAGTCTTAGCAGTTTTAGAAACTTTAGAACGACGCTCCCTCATTGAAAAAAGCCAAACGCTGTTTACGCTGCAACCTGTCCTCATCGAGTATCTGACAAAACGATTAGTTCAACACATAGGCTGGGAAATTCAAAACGAAGCCATTGCTGATTTCAAAACTTATGCCTTAATCCAAGCAAAAGCCAAAGACTATATCAAGGAAACCCAAATTAAGCTCATCCTTAAACCGATTGCCGAACACCTTCTGCAAACATTTGGGACTAGAGATAAGCTCAAAGACCGATTGCTCAAAATCCTCTCAAGCTTACAAGGTAAGCTAGCTATTGAAACCGGATATGCAGGGGGAAACACAATTAATTTACTACGTTACCTCAAGTGCGATCTGAGCAATCAAGATTTTTCCTATCTAACTATTTGGCAAGCAGATCTTGAAGGAGTAATTTTACGCAATTGTAATTTTTCTAGTTCAGACTTATCCAAATCTACTTTCACCGAAAACTTCAGCCATATTTATTCCCTAGCTATCAGTCACGATGGTAAGCTAATTGCCTCATCTGATACTCATGGTGAAATTTGTTTGTGGCGGGCTAGCGATGGACAGCCGCTTCTAGCTTGGGCAGCCCACACAGGAACTATTCGTTCGATTGAGTTTAGTTGTGATGGGAAAACCCTGATTAGTGGCGGGGATGACTGCCTGATTAAACAGTGGGATGTTGCCACGGGTCAATGTTGTCAAACCTTGCAAGCACATCAAAATGTCATTTGGTCTTTAGCTGTTAGCCCAGATGGTCAGACCCTTGCTAGTAGCAGTGCCGATTGTACAATCAAACTCTGGAATCTGAACACGGGGCAAGTGTTGAGAACCTTATCAGAACGTCCCAGTTGGCCGATCTCCCTCAGATTCAGTCCTAACGGTCAAATCTTAGCTGGTAGCGTTGCTGTTGTGGGAAATATCAATTTTTGGGAGGTTGCGACAGGTGAAGTAGTGAGAACATTACCTGCTTATCCAAATACTGTATGGTCTTCCATCAGCTTTAGTCCGGATGGTCGAATGCTCATCAGCGGTGGGATGGATTGCAGCTTAGCTTGGTGGGATCTAGAATCCGGACAGTGCTTGAGAAAGTTTAAAGCGCATCAAGATTGGATCTGGTGGGTAGCGTGCAGTCCCAATCAGCCAATAATAGCCAGTTGCAGTGCCGATCGAACGGTTAAAATATGGGATATCAACACGGGTCAACTGCTCAGGACGTTATGGGGTCACGAATATGGGGTACGAGTAGTTTTGTTTAGTGGTAACTGCCAAACCTTGATCAGTAGTGATGAAGGACAAACGTTGAAAGTATGGGATCTGCATACAGGACAGTGCCTAAAAACTCGGCGAGGATATAGTAGCGGGGTATGGGCTATCGCCTTTAGCCCTGATGGTCGAACCCTCGTCAGTAGCGGTGAAGACCAAACTCTAAAACTGTGGGATGTGCCCACGGGTTGCTGCTTAAGAAGGCTTAGAGGACATCAAGTCTGGGTTCGCGCTGTTGCCTTTAGTCCTGATGCTCAAACGGTAGCAAGTGCTGGGGTAGACGGTTTTGTCAAACTGTGGCGGGTTAGTACGGGTGAGTGTGTACGAACGTTCCAGGGGCATACCAGTTTCGTCTGGTCAGTTGCCTATAGTCCCACCGAACCAAATTTAGCCAGTTGTAGCGTGGATCAAAGTGTACGTATTTGGAACCTCAAAACAGGTCAATGTCAATTTGTTTTAGAGCAAACGAGTCCAGCGATCGCCGTCACCTATAGTCCAGATGGACAATGTTTAGCCAGTTATGGTATCGACCAGGGGATACGCCTATGGGACGTTCATACAGGTAAATGTCTGAAGATACTCCAGAGTCACTCTGATTGGGTTTGGTCGCTCATGTTCGATGGGATCTGGTCGCTCGCGTTTAGCCCAGAAGGTCAAACCATAGCTAGTAGTGCAGAAAATTGTTCAATTCGCATTTGGGATGTCGCGACGGGTCAATGCCTCAAGCAGTTACAGGGACATACTAGTCCCGTTGTCTCTGTTGCCTACAGTCGGGATAGTAAGAAACTCGTCAGTGCGGCTATGGAACCAACCCTCAGAATTTGGGATGCTCGCACTGGTCAATGTCTGAGATTGTTAGTAGGACATACAAAGTGGGTTTATTGTGTTGCCTTCACCGTATTACCTGGAAAGTCCACACCTGTGCTAGCTAGTAGTAGTGAAGACCGAACGATTCGGTTTTGGGATATCGACACGGGTGAATGTCTCAAAGTCCTTAGAAGTGAAAGACCTTACGAAGGCATGAAGATTACAAATGCCCTCGGTTTAACTAAGGCGCAGCGCGCGCGATTGAAAGCTTTAGGAGCAATTGATGACCAAGATGCTACTGGGTATAACCCCACTCAGAGAATAGCTGAACCCTTTAAATCCTAG
- the hpnH gene encoding adenosyl-hopene transferase HpnH, with the protein MGIHVEQAIAVGKYLISQRLQGKKRFPLVLMLEPLFRCNLACPGCGKIQYPKEILKQHLTPQQCFAAVKECGAPIVSIPGGEPLLHPQIDEIVQGLVARKKFIYLCSNGILLEKNLHKFQPSTYLTFSIHLDGLQPLHDKCVDRKGVFETAIQAIKAAKAKGFRVTTNTTVFDGINPQEMQEFFEFLTNLGVDGMMISPGYSYEKAPDQEHFLQREQTKALFREILAPYKAGKKNWNFNHNPLFLDFLTGAKDYECTPWGSPSYSIFGWQKPCYLLGEGYYQTFQELLDKTDWSNYGHKSGNPKCADCMVHCGYEPTAAMDAMEPENMIRSVGTLFGISR; encoded by the coding sequence ATGGGTATCCATGTCGAACAAGCGATCGCAGTGGGAAAATATTTAATATCCCAACGTCTCCAGGGAAAAAAGCGCTTCCCATTAGTATTAATGTTAGAACCACTATTTCGGTGTAACCTTGCCTGTCCAGGTTGCGGTAAAATACAATATCCCAAAGAAATTCTCAAGCAACATTTAACTCCTCAACAATGTTTTGCTGCCGTAAAAGAATGTGGTGCGCCGATAGTTTCTATTCCCGGTGGCGAACCTTTATTACATCCCCAAATCGACGAAATTGTCCAAGGATTAGTAGCTAGAAAAAAGTTTATCTACTTGTGTTCTAACGGCATTTTATTAGAGAAAAATTTGCATAAGTTTCAGCCTTCAACTTATCTCACTTTCAGCATTCATTTAGACGGTTTGCAACCTTTACACGACAAATGTGTTGACCGTAAAGGCGTTTTTGAAACTGCCATTCAAGCGATTAAAGCTGCCAAAGCAAAAGGGTTTCGGGTTACTACGAATACAACCGTTTTCGATGGAATTAATCCCCAAGAAATGCAGGAATTTTTCGAGTTTCTTACTAATCTTGGTGTAGACGGAATGATGATTTCTCCCGGCTACAGTTACGAAAAAGCACCCGACCAAGAACACTTTTTGCAAAGAGAGCAAACTAAGGCATTATTTAGGGAAATTTTAGCACCTTATAAAGCAGGAAAAAAGAATTGGAACTTTAACCATAATCCCTTATTTTTAGACTTTCTTACTGGTGCAAAAGACTACGAATGTACACCTTGGGGAAGTCCTTCCTACAGCATCTTTGGCTGGCAAAAACCTTGTTATTTACTCGGAGAAGGCTATTATCAAACTTTCCAAGAATTGTTAGACAAAACAGACTGGAGTAACTACGGTCACAAAAGTGGCAATCCTAAATGTGCTGATTGTATGGTACATTGTGGCTACGAACCTACAGCCGCAATGGACGCAATGGAACCAGAAAATATGATCCGTTCTGTTGGTACTTTATTTGGCATAAGTAGATAA
- the hpnA gene encoding hopanoid-associated sugar epimerase: MIRAFVTGGTGFIGANVVRSLLASGYHVRCLVRPTSRLDNLRGLDVELVQGDLRDRDLAAKMQGCQVLFHVAALYSLWQADREALYQNNAIATQNVLAAAREAKIERTVYTSSVAAIGVGEAGTPVDETYQSPLTKLVGDYKKSKFLAEQEAKKAISLAQDVVIVNPSTPIGAWDIKPTPTGDIILRFLRQQMPAYVNTGLNLIHVQDVAQGHLLALEKGKTGSRYILGNQNLTLKEFLELLAQVTVKPAPTQTLPVWLPLSVAWIDEKLLAPLGKTPSVPLDGVKMAQQKMYYKADKAVRELGLPQTNLTIAVQDAVNWFLERGYVDQF; the protein is encoded by the coding sequence ATGATACGAGCATTTGTAACCGGAGGTACAGGATTTATCGGCGCTAATGTGGTGCGATCGCTGTTAGCTTCTGGCTATCATGTACGCTGTTTGGTACGTCCTACTTCTCGTTTAGATAATCTTCGAGGTTTGGATGTAGAACTTGTCCAAGGCGATTTGCGCGATCGCGATTTAGCTGCGAAAATGCAAGGATGTCAGGTACTCTTCCACGTAGCGGCGCTGTATTCCCTCTGGCAAGCCGATCGAGAGGCTCTTTACCAAAATAACGCGATCGCGACCCAAAATGTCCTCGCTGCCGCCCGTGAAGCCAAAATCGAACGCACAGTCTATACCAGTTCCGTTGCTGCGATCGGTGTTGGTGAAGCGGGAACACCTGTAGACGAAACTTATCAAAGTCCTCTGACAAAACTCGTCGGTGATTACAAGAAGTCCAAGTTTCTCGCCGAACAAGAGGCAAAAAAAGCCATTTCCCTAGCACAAGATGTCGTAATTGTCAACCCCAGCACCCCAATTGGCGCGTGGGACATCAAACCCACACCCACCGGAGACATCATTTTGCGCTTTTTGCGTCAACAAATGCCAGCTTACGTGAACACCGGACTAAACTTAATCCACGTCCAAGACGTAGCCCAAGGACATTTACTCGCCTTAGAAAAAGGAAAAACCGGATCGCGCTACATCCTCGGTAATCAAAATCTTACCTTAAAAGAGTTCCTAGAGCTACTCGCCCAAGTCACGGTCAAACCAGCCCCCACCCAAACTTTACCAGTCTGGCTGCCTTTAAGTGTAGCCTGGATCGACGAAAAATTACTCGCCCCCCTAGGAAAAACCCCCTCCGTCCCCCTCGACGGCGTAAAAATGGCGCAGCAAAAGATGTACTATAAAGCTGACAAAGCAGTCAGAGAACTAGGTTTACCCCAAACAAACCTCACCATTGCCGTGCAAGATGCCGTAAATTGGTTTCTAGAGCGAGGTTATGTAGATCAATTCTAA
- a CDS encoding glycosyltransferase, producing the protein MNTLLVVLISGSLLFYLACTFCTINFFTAKEEVNNEKKTPISIMISVCGLDPDAWLNWLSFCQQNYPDYEILFGVTNPEDPAIPLLKKLMATAPNRVQVYTDLPPKGSNHKDSNLSYLLAKAQHETIIFADSDIRVNSEYINTVTAPLKNESVGMVTNVFVGRNPQSLGAAIASFGRCFDFIPSLLISRFLDGGLRCAVGVTIATRKSTLADFGGLHLNRIGSDYNLGKRAALAGYRVELSREVLESDTGKETVWEVFRRELRWARTIRFNRGAIYYTMIFCYGTVYCLPLLWLSEFANWAIALSLITFVLRYAQVIVAIFSMNCPKLLLWLWALPLRDLLSLVIWLTGAFGRSVYWRGRRLRIEGDGLISEWEK; encoded by the coding sequence ATGAACACTTTGCTAGTAGTTTTAATTAGTGGTTCGCTCTTATTTTATCTTGCTTGTACTTTTTGTACCATTAATTTTTTTACAGCCAAAGAAGAGGTTAATAATGAGAAAAAAACACCTATATCAATCATGATTTCTGTATGTGGGCTAGATCCAGATGCGTGGTTGAATTGGTTATCTTTTTGTCAACAAAACTATCCAGATTACGAAATTTTATTTGGCGTAACAAATCCTGAAGATCCGGCGATACCTTTGCTGAAAAAATTGATGGCAACTGCTCCCAATCGAGTACAAGTTTATACCGATTTGCCACCCAAGGGAAGCAACCATAAAGATAGTAATCTTAGTTATTTGTTAGCAAAAGCTCAACATGAAACAATTATTTTTGCGGATAGCGATATTCGCGTTAATTCTGAGTATATTAATACTGTAACAGCACCATTAAAAAATGAATCAGTAGGTATGGTAACTAACGTTTTTGTAGGTAGAAATCCACAATCTTTAGGCGCTGCAATTGCTTCTTTTGGTCGTTGCTTTGATTTCATTCCCAGTTTACTAATTTCCCGTTTTCTTGATGGTGGTTTGCGTTGTGCTGTCGGGGTAACTATTGCTACTCGGAAATCAACTTTAGCTGATTTTGGCGGCTTACATCTAAATCGCATTGGTTCAGATTATAATTTAGGTAAAAGAGCAGCTTTAGCAGGTTATCGAGTCGAATTGTCTCGCGAGGTTTTAGAATCAGATACAGGTAAAGAAACAGTCTGGGAAGTATTCCGACGTGAGTTGCGTTGGGCGAGAACAATTCGCTTTAATCGGGGTGCAATTTACTATACAATGATATTTTGTTACGGTACGGTTTATTGTCTTCCTTTGCTCTGGTTATCGGAGTTTGCAAATTGGGCGATCGCGTTGAGCTTGATTACATTTGTACTTCGCTATGCTCAAGTAATTGTGGCAATTTTCAGCATGAATTGTCCGAAACTATTATTATGGTTGTGGGCGCTACCTCTACGAGATTTACTTAGTTTAGTAATTTGGTTGACGGGAGCTTTCGGACGAAGTGTATACTGGCGAGGAAGAAGACTGCGAATTGAAGGAGATGGCTTAATTAGCGAGTGGGAAAAATAA